The genomic segment actgtattcataatttttacaaaaaggcCAAAAACTATGCTATCAGATTGATTAGTGTGCAGGATACAGTGCTGTTGATGTATGCTTACCGTCCCTTTTAAGTTCTGTTAGGTCAGACGATAGAGATTGATGCCttgatggaataaaaaatacagCTTTCAAAATAATTACGAATAGTTTATAAAAAGGTATATTAggaataaacaaatattaaaaaatcacctTGAATTTAcggtcaatattttttattttttttccctttaaaatcGACTAAcagattgattaaaaaataatgaaaaataattttttcaattttatttaattagaaattaaattctattttttattttattttctatattattttttactaattttaaaaacaacaagggCTATCTCTGAATTTTTTGTCATCgttctttattaaattttttttaaaattttatatttaaattaaattaaattaattaaatataaatataaaatatttactttatAATCTCTTGTTTGGTTTACTTTTCATGTCGCTGTTCACGATCATTCAAATGTATACATTAACGAGAAATTACATTTTCACCGCGGGTGGCACTGGGTTGAACTTTGAAATCCAGTGGGGACTAGAATTTGGTTTTACCGCAGTAAGGAATATTTATTGACTGTGGTAGTTGCAACGTCGACGATTCTTAGGTTGGTGGGTGGATAATGTATTTACATACTCTTACTATATATACTCAACTAATGATTAgggtaaattatattttcatccttATATATTATTCAATGTTTCACTTCTATCCCACCATctaatatttcttaattttacccCTATAGTTTTTACAAAAGTTGAGATTTTCTTATCATTactaaataactaataaaaagctaaattcttttttttctctcattttaattcttcttcttaGTTTCCCCCTTGAACTAGGTCATgtgatcttgtttttttttttgtttttttatttaaaggtttttatgctcttaaaaaaataattatcagaTCTAATTTAGAATTGAtcagaaaaaaatttagaattaatgCTTTGATAATTCAATCAAAAATTCAATCCAAGTTAGGTTTTGAATCTTAAGtttactaaattaatttatgaggCCTGACTGAATTTAACAACTATAAtcgagaaatgtttttttttcctctcttgaaCCTTTTAATGTAACAAAACACTTGAAAacttgaaacaaagaaaacttaaaGCTCAAATTCAAAAAGTGGGCTATTTAATGATTAATGGTAAAATTAGAATCTTAGGAAACTCGAAGGGTAACATTGAGAAAATGTAAACTATAGGGTTGAAGTGCAACATTTATGTAAATGAGAGGCCAATTGAAGTTCACGgtattgtattattattataataattattattattataaaaaaagaaaacaaataaaataaaaataaaataaaaatctgaagcCACCCTGTGGTGATGTCTCATTTTCTCCTCCTCATTTCCATGTACTTGTTGCGCCGAAGCAGTGAAGTTTTGGTCTCAACAACAAAGTAAATATTACTTTTGTTGCTGTGCTTTAagcaaaaacattttccaggTAAAAGGGTTTTCctttttactatttctttttgtttctctaTGTGGAAAGCTTTTGCCTATTCAAATTGCTTTGCTTTTATTGTAATCGTACCTGGGTTTAGCTTTTCAGTAGAATTTCTTTATTGGGTTATTACTTTGTTGCCAGCTTTTTTATTTCTGATCTGTTTTTGCGCCAAAgattcaatatttttgtttgattctaATTGGGGTGCAGTGATGATGCCTATACAGATGAGCCCTTTTGATCTTGTTGAGAGTAAAGTGGTTTATggggtttattttagttattgaaGTTTTATTgaatctttgtttgtttttaatagaaTCAGATGCAGAATGATGGGTCTGGTAGAGATGGCACCACCAGAGCTGGTGGAGATGTGCCCCTCACTGAGGTTGACCTGGAGAAGCAGGATAACAGTAAGGTGTTACCGCAAGAAGGCGGTAACGGGGTCTTGTCAGGGAATTCTGATTATTCACCAGTGATTGCCATTGTGGTTTCTAATGGCGAGTCTCCTGTGGCTGCCAGCAAGGAAGAGTTGCATAGTGTGGATTTTCCCAGAAAAGGGTCGTTGTCAAGGACTTCAAGTTCGCACGAACAATGCAGGTTTACCCACTCATACTTCTAATTAATCTTGCCTAGTTATTAATTATCTGCACTGTGGTTTCTCGGTTTTCCCATTTTTGGTCTtgcttgatttgattggtttgtGGCCTTAATTGGCTATGAAAATGATGAGTCTGTTTCATGTCATAAACTTGTGGATTTTCTCGTTTCATGTTCATAGTTTAGTGTGCTTTTATATGCACTTTTTTCAGCAGTCCTAGTGCTGCCCTGGTATAGATTGAGTGTTGTGCAACATTAGATACAGAAATCTCAATCTTTATTGACCTAATGGAGCTACACACGCGCAATAAGTAGGTTACTTTGTTATTCCTCAGAGTTTGTCAGCAGGAGAAGGAAGAAGTTCTCATAGATCTTGGATGCAAATGTAAAGGCGGTCTTGCAAAAGCCCATCGCACATGTATTGATACTTGGTTTAGCACAAGAGGGTCCAACAAATGTGAGATATGCCAGTAAGTCCTTCAACATGTCTGTTTATGCTATGAAGTTGGCACAGAGAagtttatgaattgtttttatatgatttaaatcttttattgcAGGGCTGTAGCTGTAAATGTGTCACCTCCAGAATCTCAGCCAATTGTAGGTATTCTATACCTGAGTGCAAAAAATCACAGTATGCTTAAGATatcccttttcattttcatctggTCTAAATTCGACCCATGCATTGGATTTTGGAATGCCATGCAAGCTCATGCATCTATTTTGGGGCCTGCCTAAGTTAGCTTGTCATATCAGCTTCTAAAATCAAAATGACAGTGCTGggaatttttttccaacaaaaatacCCAAATGTTATGCTTTGAAAAATCCTTATAAGGGATTACGCTATGCAAGGAAGCATGATTTATAGATAGTTGTTTCAGCATTATGGTTTGATGACAAAGTGTTTGTATGAGAGACCAAGTAGTGTTTAAATGTTGATATTCTGTTTATAATCTGAATTTTTTGTTGCGTGTATTTTATGAAGCAGGCAAACTACTGGGTTTGGAGAATTGACCCAAACTTTAGACCACGAGACCGAGATAGGGTAAGCCAATTACTGTGGTCAATCTACTGCAAGTACGTGTACTTTTTTGGATATGATGTTCAATGTGATGAGTTTGAGTGCGTTCATCTTTGAAACAGGGCTGTTTTAGTCCTCTTTGGGTGGCGTTCTCAATCCTTATTGGTGGTCTCTTGTTGGATGTGCTGATATCCATCACCCTTGGTGTTTCTGCCTTACCTGTTAACATAATAATTGGTAAGCACGTCAATATTAGTTTAAACAGTTGACTGACTTGTTCATATCCAAACTGTATTATTCCAAAATGAAGAACATTATGCATGTTGATGTTGAAACTATACACATTATACAGGGGTCATTGTTGTTCTCGGACTTGGAACTGCGCTTCGGCTAGCCCTGGAATTCTGCCATGAGTGGAGTTTTAGGAGAGCAGTTCAAAGGGCAGATGCCAATGAGAATCATGGTTACCATCCCGCTTCGTAGTAAATATGTATAGGATGAAGATACAACTCACGAGAGAGGTCTTAATTTGTTGGGGAAGTACACATAAAGTAttcaacttatatatatatagcatgtcTTGTTTGGGGATGGTTGTTGATTCTTGCTGAGTGTGCTCGCACATGACAATACACATTAAGTTTGGGAAACTTTCATTTCCCTAATGCGTTggaattttattcaattatactTCCCCTCTTAGGGCATGAAAAAAAGGAGTTGCCTTGGTGGAGAAATTGTTGAGGGATGATCAAAGAGAAAATTGTCATTGGCCCAGTGGGCTCTCTTCAATCAAGATTTGAAGCTGATCAAAATCATTGGGCTTCCTCAAATCATCATGATTTCTTTCAAAGACTATTATTATGACTGAAGAGGGTCGCTTTTCCAGATGTTCTGGCCTGCAGGCAAGGAACAAGCTCCGTGGAAAAGCATGCGGGGTCCAATTGAATGTCCCCAGTCTCAAAATTCAAAAGACTGTTGGCTCTTTATTGGGGTCCGGGCCTGTTGTTGACTCACTCTATGTGAGAAGTGAGAAGTGAGAACAATGGTTAATATAGCAGTAGGTATAGGCATGTGCCTGCCAAGAAAATGTTCAACATGGCTACTTTACTACATGCATCTTTTATCACTTCTTCAACTTCACTCGAGGAGAGAGAGAATCAAATTTCGATATTTCCTTgcattaaaatatcatatacaAGATATTTGATGTGTTACTTTTGCATAGTTAAGGAAAAGTATCTCTCGAATCTAGTCCTTTGACAAGGtttgagtttgaaaaatatgGTTGAGCCTCCGTCTCGAGCTCCTACTAAGAATAACTTCATTGAAATCATGGGAGTCTTGGGGAGCCAGAGAGGGTCGAGGCCTCACTTGCatcataaaatttatcataaaaagatCCCCTCAAGGTGAATCACCTACTGCCTGTAAAACTAAACACCGGCTTTGGCCCTCTTTGATGAGCTCTGCTACTGATTCCAGTCTCGCATGGGCAAAAGGAGGTTCCTGACATAAAAAGGGACAGGGCTCTCCGAGGATACTTTGAGAGCTCCTTGATGTTGAGAGGTCGGATGCCCTTCGAGACGTGGCATTCGGCACTTCCATTATTGGCATCTCCTATTCTTGAGGTTTGGTGGCAGCGTTTGGTGGGTTGCTTTCCACTTTACTGTTTCGGATTCAAGTCATGACATTTTATGTGTCAAGGATTAAACTTTTTCTTTATACCATTTTAATAACATTACTTCgaacaatttatttaaatagactggaattaaattatttttaataaaaataaaaagaaaaattcattgaCATATTTTATCCGGATTCGTATCGCTTGGTAATCCATCATGTCACATGAATTTACCCATATTAATTCCTTTTACGGTTCAAAAACAAActtaattcaaatcaattttaaaccaAATCAATTGTATCGAATAACTATGATTTCTTGTAATGTGTTGGAAGCTTGCAATCAAATTTAAGGAGGGGCAAGAGGGGCAACTGGAAAGAAGATTAGAGAAGTGATGATCGTGAATCAATGAAAATAGTATttagaaaaagggaaaaaagtgACAAATATTCCTTGCAATCAAGGAAAAGGGAAGAGAGCAGTTGTTTACTCCCCACCATTGTGCACTCCTCCACCAAACGAAACCAGAGGTTGGCCATCACGCGGTTTCCTGTACACCGTGGACTCGAGAGCCATCACAGCAATGGGGGCTCGGAAGGTTCATAGTCCACACCTAGCAATTTCACCAACAGACTAATCCATTGTTGTTCTTTGCTACTAGagtataacaaaaatatctatTAGTCCCTAATTATGATAGGACTTCAGATCTTTACTCCTAATTATAAACTATTGCAATTTCACCCCTCAATCGTTGATAAACGAATAACAACTCAATCTCTAATTGCATCTACTGATTTAGTGTGTAGGTAACTTTTgagattatgatttaaaaaaaaaatgaataaaaaaaagctataaactatagcttttttttaaacccAAGTTTTTACCACAATTTGATATAGAAAGTAagtttaaataatgaaaatcagCCTAATAAGAGTATCTTCAACTACGCTGcaccacaatttcaaacaaagcTCTAGATATTGGATTCACTTCAAGACCTATTTTGAAAGATAtataaaagttggaggactgaTTTAATCTTCCATTATTATTACCGTGTTCGCTTTCACCCTCACTACTTCACAACCACAACTTTTCTTACGTGACACTTGGCTTTGTTGTCTTGTCCTGATGCCAGTTTGCGAGCAGTAAAACTGAGGAGGTTAAATAacgagaagaagagaagaagaagcacaCGTGTTATAGGCTGATCATATCAGCTGATCacagatagagagagagagattgagagATTTTGCAGTACCAAACTTGATAGGATCTCTTTGTTGGGTTTTGGTTAgaacaaggaaaaagaagacAACATGGTGGCTATGGTGCCTGTGGACTCGCTACCTTTAGGGTTTAGATTCAGGCCAACTGATGAAGAATTGATAAACCACTACTTGAGACTTAAAATCAACGGTCGTGATTCTGAAGTTGAAGTCATCCCTGAAATTGATATTTGTAAATGGGAGCCTTGGGATTTGCCTGgtaaaacaaatgaaaagtcctttcttttttttatttttttacgtgggttttctttgattttaaagattttgtatctttgatatttttttggttggttGCTGAATTTCTTTATTCCCTGTGAATAAATTCCTCTTTTTGCTTATCTGGGTATTTCCTTATTCATTAAGATTCCTTAATTTACTtgtaaagattattattttattggaatCAGTGTATTTTAGTTTGATTGCTTTAATTAGTGTTCTATATAGTGCACAAGTCTGCTACTTTAGCTGAATTTGGAGTCATATGGAATGTGGGGTTTCAGGGCTACATGTAGATTTACTTGAATTTTcggtaaagattttttttttttggaatcagAGTATTTTAGTATCCTCTCTATGATTTAGTGTACTATAATTTACTGTTCTGCTATTTTTAGCtaaattttgagttaatttgaATGTGGCGTTGTAGGGCTATCTGTGATAAAGACTGAAGATCCAGAGTGGTTCTTCTTCTGCCCACGAGATAGGAAGTATCCTAACGGTCATCGTTCGAATAGAGCAACGGATGCTGGTTATTGGAAGGCTACAGGGAAGGATCGAACAATAAAGTCTCGAAAATCTGCTGGTAATACTACCTTGATTGGTATGAAGAAAACACTGGTTTTCTACCGTGGTCGTGCTCCAAATGGAGAGCGTACAAACTGGGTCATGCATGAGTATCGTCCCACTGAAAAGGATCTTGATGGTACCGGCCCTGGCCAGGTTGCTTTGCTTTCTTGATCTCATTCTTGTTATTAATTTGTTCATTTTGACTTTCTATAGTTGGTTGCAATGCTTAGTTTTAATCACATTCTATGGAGCAAGTGGGGGAATTTTGTCTGCGTGCTGTGTACATTACATGTTTGTATTATGATTTTCAAATTAACCATGCATTCAATCTTggtattttttatggaaatgtGCACATAATGTTGGCAGCTAAACTTAAGGACTtttgtattaataatttttaagttacCAAATGTCCGTTTGTGCTGTATCTATACAGCGCTACTTTTGTTAAAATGAATACTGCTGATTCTCATTGATGCTGTAAATCTCTTCAACTCACCGATTTTCTCTCTTGATCTGGACAGGGTGCATTCGTCCTTTTCCGCTTGTTCAGGAAGCCAGAAGAGAGGCCCAGCATTGTAAAGTATGATGAAATAGAACAGGCTGAATACTCTCCTACGGCTGCCAAGTCCTCTCCTGATGATGCATCATCCGATCTTGTTCAAGAAACAGCTACATCGGAAATGAGTTCAGGAAAGCAACCTGAAGATATAAAGATGTGGTCGAATGAGTCTGACAACACGACTTCTAATGCTGTGGTGCCTATTGATAGCTGCAGTAATAGTCTTGCAACTTCAGATGTTGAAGATCAAGTGCCAGAAGCAACAGCTGTGGAGGTGAGAACCGGATTCTGTATTTTGGCCTCTTGTACTCCACTCAAGATAAACATTatgagaaatttgatttttttttcccaggcATATCTACCACTGGATGAAAATTCACCCTTATATGAGCCCATGTCTGGTGAACCTGATTGTAAAGTTTTCTCCCCAATGCGATCACAGATTCCAGCGGACCTGGGATACTACATGGATTCACCTTATGCCAGTGACTTTGGCAACAATCAAAATGGATTTTCCTGTCTGGATGGCACCAGTGAACAGGATGTATCCCTCACTGAATTGTTAGATGATTACATAAACAACCATGATGACTATTCTGGTGAAGAAACAAGCAGTCAGAACACCTTGGGTGTTGGAAGTGAGACTCAGTTGTTTGGCCAGGTACCACCAGGAAACTTTCATGTTAAGGACCATGGTATATACAATGGGATGGCTCAAGAACTGGTAAAACTTTGGTCTTTTGGTAGCTTTTAAACCAGTGTTTGTTGAATCTTTTAGCTGTCATATCTCTTAAATGTTGCATCTTGCATTTTCTTAAATGGTTGAGCATTTTGACACAGTTGATTCGTAcgtgtttgaaaaaaaaatctgaagttctaaaatccttttgtaatttttctgtACCACCAGCATGCTTCACACATGGGAGCCCCGGTGTGGCCTGGTGATCAATTTGATAGCTATGAGCTATTACAAATGCAAACTGCACTTGGTACTTGCCAATCACCCACATCCTTTTCTGATGGAGAAATTGGAAGGGGAAATATTGGACATTTTGGAAATAACTTTGTTGGACAAGATGCTCCATCTGCCAATTCTGCAATCTCATCCTTTGATGTATATAATAGTATGGAAGAACCAACCAGCCAAATGACCTCTGTAGACTATGGCAGTGGTGTTAGTGGAACTGGAATCAAGATTAGGACCCGCCAGCCTCAAGTCCGGCGACATTCAGACAACTTGGTTGCCCAGGGCAGTGCCCCAAGAAGAATCCGTTTGCTGGTAGAACGTTCAGTTGAATCAGTTGGAAATTTCAAGGTTAATGATGCAACCCAcgttgatgatgaagatgaggtGCAATCAGCTGTAACCAAGGTAAGTTTCATCAATCTAGACAATGTAGAGTTTCTGTTGTAATGCatccatcaattatttttagttcATACAATCATTTGATGCAGGCCACTGGAGATGCTGAAAAACAGGCCTCTACAGATTATGAAGATGAGGTGCAATCAGCTGTAACCGAGGTAAGTTTCATCAATCTAGACAGTGTAGAGTTTCTGTTGAAATGCatccatcaattatttttagttcATACAATCATTTGATGCAGGCCACTGGAGATGCTGAAAAACAGGCCTCTACAGAGTATGAAGATGAGGTGCAATCAGCTGTAACCGAGGTAAGTTTCATCAATCTAGACAACGAGGAATTTCTGTTGAAATGCATCCATCAATTATGTTTAGTTCATACAATCATTTGATGCAGGCCACTGGGGATGCTGAAAAACAGGCCTCTacagatgatgaagatgaagatgaggtGCAATCAGCTGTAACCGAGGTAAGTTTCATCAATCTAGACAATGTGGAATTTCTGTTGAAATGCAGACATCAATTATGTTTTGTTCATACAATCATTTGATGCAGGCCACTGGAGATGCTGAAAAACAGGCCTCTGCAGTTGATGATCTGCAGAATGAAAGCCCACTTGCAATTTCCGAGACCAACAAGGAAATTGCTGAAGAGTCTTCTTCAAATCTGAGGTTACGAGTGAAAAGGGAAGCTGACTCCGGGAGCAGCCAGATAGCATCGCCAGCTTTTCCAGCTGCACCTCCTGCACATCATGGACACAAATCATTATCAATTTATGTCAGCATTTTCCTCCTCCTGATCTTGTTCATAGCTTTTGCTGGGATGTGGAGATCCCTCGAGTCTCTGAAGTTGCTCTGGATACAGGATGGTGCAGGTGATAATTTGTAGTGCATGTTTTCTTTCAACGAGGAGCAGCATAGTTTTGTAGATGGCATTTAAACACTTAAAAGGCATATATAACGTAGGTCACTGCTTGCTACTAGTGTGTGTATACTATGACCTCTTGTTCATGTAAACTTGTATTAGTTTTTCTGTACAATAAATAACTCTGATAGTAGATGGTGCCTTCGTTCTCTCCCATCTAGCTTCTCAGTTCCTCGATCGGAGATCAGGATGCTGacctctatttatttattttattactttttgttaattaataattaatgtaattttcAAGATCAACACATAGTGCCAACAATACAACCTTTTCATTCAGCAACCCTGAGAAACAATGACATGGTATACTATAGAATGAgatcttaattttaataaaaatattgttttgaagttttttttaattaaattagaatgagatcttaattttaataaaaatattgttttgaagttttttttaattaaattattttttgttttttagattaatgtaGGTGCTCGAGCTAACTTGTGTGTAGcgcatttaattttatatgttctgaaattaacgatcatataagcctctagtggtCCTGAATTTGTGGGATTCAAATTAGTGATCTCTGAGGAATAATTCTAATGCTTGACTAGTTAAACTAttctttttaagatttatttttattaatcatacAGGTAGTTTTCGAATatcataaactaattagaatatatTTGGTCACTCTTGATattggtttaaaatttcttttttactagaaaatatatatataatgtctaaaaaaattattattccaaTTCCTAGCGTAacacattataattattttttctctaaatgGATTAGACTTCGaagatttttatgctaaaatgGCCATGATGTCCTTAATTGACAttatatttcatgattttattttttcaattaagaataAACATAGGTGATTATGTTTAAGGTTCTACAAATTACAATAATCTTCCCTGTAGCATGGTCATAAGAATCATACCAAATGGCATGCCTGCCATTGCCATACCATGAAGATGAAATACATGATAATGCAGATTTGATCGGGCAAGATATTTGCTAATGCAAAGTATTTATTGTTGGGACGATTTCATTGAAAACCCTCtaataaattctaattaaaaaaaaaattctaatttataattttttaaatttataactgGAAAACTATTACAATATCAAACTAGCTtacttaagttatttttatttttttacattttaattaaaaataataattaaatatgttaag from the Populus nigra chromosome 9, ddPopNigr1.1, whole genome shotgun sequence genome contains:
- the LOC133703499 gene encoding protein NTM1-like 9 isoform X7, which gives rise to MVAMVPVDSLPLGFRFRPTDEELINHYLRLKINGRDSEVEVIPEIDICKWEPWDLPGLSVIKTEDPEWFFFCPRDRKYPNGHRSNRATDAGYWKATGKDRTIKSRKSAGNTTLIGMKKTLVFYRGRAPNGERTNWVMHEYRPTEKDLDGTGPGQGAFVLFRLFRKPEERPSIVKYDEIEQAEYSPTAAKSSPDDASSDLVQETATSEMSSGKQPEDIKMWSNESDNTTSNAVVPIDSCSNSLATSDVEDQVPEATAVEAYLPLDENSPLYEPMSGEPDCKVFSPMRSQIPADLGYYMDSPYASDFGNNQNGFSCLDGTSEQDVSLTELLDDYINNHDDYSGEETSSQNTLGVGSETQLFGQVPPGNFHVKDHGIYNGMAQELHASHMGAPVWPGDQFDSYELLQMQTALGTCQSPTSFSDGEIGRGNIGHFGNNFVGQDAPSANSAISSFDVYNSMEEPTSQMTSVDYGSGVSGTGIKIRTRQPQVRRHSDNLVAQGSAPRRIRLLVERSVESVGNFKVNDATHVDDEDEVQSAVTKATGDAEKQASTDYEDEVQSAVTEATGDAEKQASAVDDLQNESPLAISETNKEIAEESSSNLRLRVKREADSGSSQIASPAFPAAPPAHHGHKSLSIYVSIFLLLILFIAFAGMWRSLESLKLLWIQDGAGDNL
- the LOC133703499 gene encoding protein NTM1-like 9 isoform X6, with the protein product MVAMVPVDSLPLGFRFRPTDEELINHYLRLKINGRDSEVEVIPEIDICKWEPWDLPGLSVIKTEDPEWFFFCPRDRKYPNGHRSNRATDAGYWKATGKDRTIKSRKSAGNTTLIGMKKTLVFYRGRAPNGERTNWVMHEYRPTEKDLDGTGPGQGAFVLFRLFRKPEERPSIVKYDEIEQAEYSPTAAKSSPDDASSDLVQETATSEMSSGKQPEDIKMWSNESDNTTSNAVVPIDSCSNSLATSDVEDQVPEATAVEAYLPLDENSPLYEPMSGEPDCKVFSPMRSQIPADLGYYMDSPYASDFGNNQNGFSCLDGTSEQDVSLTELLDDYINNHDDYSGEETSSQNTLGVGSETQLFGQVPPGNFHVKDHGIYNGMAQELHASHMGAPVWPGDQFDSYELLQMQTALGTCQSPTSFSDGEIGRGNIGHFGNNFVGQDAPSANSAISSFDVYNSMEEPTSQMTSVDYGSGVSGTGIKIRTRQPQVRRHSDNLVAQGSAPRRIRLLVERSVESVGNFKVNDATHVDDEDEVQSAVTKATGDAEKQASTDDEDEDEVQSAVTEATGDAEKQASAVDDLQNESPLAISETNKEIAEESSSNLRLRVKREADSGSSQIASPAFPAAPPAHHGHKSLSIYVSIFLLLILFIAFAGMWRSLESLKLLWIQDGAGDNL